From the Amycolatopsis thermoflava N1165 genome, one window contains:
- a CDS encoding helix-turn-helix domain-containing protein, protein MAAAPGDGLNETDTYREQVGSGVVRCWWAQRAPGEYVQRVVPDAAADVIVASTGAACLVGPTLAPALHQLPPGAELRGLRLRTEAIAAVLGLPGHEVRDAVVPLGAVLPDAAARTVAESVWRGAFPSALRPRPGDPRVRHAVSRIWRGAPLDSVADEVSLTGRQLRRLFTEHVGLGPKALQRIVRFQRFLRSADAVRPSSLADSAAAAGYADQAHLTRETRDLAGVTPTVLIRERHGLATPDAAGAVAVF, encoded by the coding sequence ATGGCAGCCGCGCCCGGGGACGGCTTGAACGAAACGGACACCTACCGCGAACAGGTGGGTTCCGGCGTCGTGCGCTGCTGGTGGGCGCAGCGGGCGCCGGGCGAGTACGTGCAGCGGGTGGTGCCGGACGCGGCGGCGGACGTGATCGTGGCGTCGACCGGCGCGGCCTGCCTGGTGGGGCCCACGCTGGCGCCCGCGTTGCACCAGTTGCCACCCGGCGCGGAGCTGCGCGGGCTGCGGCTGCGGACCGAGGCGATCGCGGCGGTGCTGGGCCTGCCGGGCCACGAGGTGCGGGACGCGGTGGTGCCGTTGGGCGCGGTGCTGCCGGACGCGGCCGCCCGGACGGTCGCGGAATCGGTGTGGCGCGGCGCTTTCCCGTCGGCGCTGCGTCCGCGGCCGGGTGATCCGCGGGTGCGGCACGCGGTGAGCCGGATCTGGCGGGGCGCGCCGCTGGACTCGGTGGCGGACGAGGTGTCGCTGACGGGCCGCCAGTTGCGCCGGCTGTTCACCGAGCACGTCGGCCTCGGGCCCAAGGCGCTGCAGCGGATCGTGCGGTTCCAGCGTTTCCTGCGCAGCGCGGACGCCGTGCGCCCGTCGTCGCTGGCGGACTCCGCGGCGGCCGCCGGCTACGCCGACCAGGCCCACCTGACGCGCGAGACGCGTGACCTGGCCGGGGTGACGCCCACGGTGCTGATCCGGGAACGCCACGGCCTGGCGACGCCGGACGCCGCGGGCGCGGTGGCCGTCTTCTGA
- a CDS encoding bile acid:sodium symporter family protein — MKSPAALLAKLRIDPFIIGILAAVGIACLVPARGQGAEIASWVTSIGVGALFFLYGARLSTAEAVAGFKHWRLHLVILATTFVVFPLLGLTTKLLVPSVLTPALAAGVIFLCTLPSTVNSSIAFTSIAKGNVAAAICAASFSSLLGIVVTPLLVGLLLHSTGNGFSLDAVTSIVLQLLVPFVAGQIARRWIGGFLTRHKKVLGRADRTVILMVVYAAFSEGVVAGIWHQLTPLALGGLVVVNLALFYVVFWTLKLVTPKLGFGRADRVAIIFAGSKKSLASGLPMAAVLFPAQTVGLIVLPLMLFHQAQLMICAVLARRWGAKADADQPAAAAVR, encoded by the coding sequence GTGAAAAGTCCCGCCGCGCTCCTCGCCAAGCTCCGCATCGACCCGTTCATCATCGGCATCCTCGCCGCGGTCGGGATCGCCTGCCTGGTGCCGGCGCGCGGCCAGGGCGCGGAGATCGCGTCCTGGGTCACCTCGATCGGCGTCGGCGCGTTGTTCTTCCTCTACGGCGCGCGCCTGTCCACCGCAGAGGCCGTGGCCGGCTTCAAGCACTGGCGGTTGCACCTGGTGATCCTGGCCACGACGTTCGTGGTGTTCCCGCTGCTCGGCCTGACCACGAAGCTGCTCGTGCCGTCCGTGCTGACCCCCGCGCTGGCCGCCGGCGTGATCTTCCTGTGCACGCTGCCCTCGACGGTCAACTCCTCGATCGCGTTCACCTCGATCGCCAAGGGCAACGTGGCCGCCGCCATCTGCGCCGCGTCGTTCTCCAGCCTGCTGGGCATCGTCGTCACGCCGCTGCTGGTCGGCCTGCTGCTGCACAGCACCGGCAACGGCTTCTCGCTCGACGCGGTCACCTCGATCGTGCTGCAGCTGCTCGTGCCGTTCGTCGCCGGGCAGATCGCGCGCCGCTGGATCGGCGGGTTCCTCACGCGTCACAAGAAGGTCCTCGGCCGCGCCGACCGCACCGTGATCCTGATGGTCGTCTACGCGGCGTTCAGCGAGGGCGTCGTGGCCGGGATCTGGCACCAGCTGACCCCGCTCGCGCTCGGCGGGCTGGTGGTCGTCAACCTCGCGTTGTTCTACGTCGTGTTCTGGACCCTCAAACTGGTCACGCCGAAGCTGGGCTTCGGCCGCGCGGACCGCGTGGCGATCATCTTCGCCGGGTCGAAGAAGAGCCTCGCCAGCGGACTGCCGATGGCCGCGGTCCTGTTCCCGGCGCAGACGGTCGGCCTGATCGTGCTGCCGCTGATGCTGTTCCACCAGGCCCAGCTCATGATCTGCGCGGTGCTGGCCAGGCGGTGGGGCGCCAAGGCCGATGCGGACCAACCCGCTGCGGCCGCGGTGCGTTAG
- a CDS encoding helix-turn-helix domain-containing protein — MAERGAPLDVIAASLRRERARTGLSLSEVAKRAGIAKSTLSQLESGSGNPSVETLWALSVVLDVPFARLVEPVRPQVQVIRADEGPTFYSERSDYVATLVASCPPNARRDIFRIAAEPGTPRRSDPHMPGVVEHVVLSSGRALVGLVDEPVELAPGDYIAYPGDVEHIFQALEPGTRAVLVSEHT, encoded by the coding sequence ATGGCCGAGCGCGGCGCACCACTGGACGTCATCGCAGCCTCCCTGCGACGGGAACGCGCCCGCACCGGGCTGTCCCTGAGCGAGGTCGCCAAGCGGGCGGGCATCGCCAAGTCGACGTTGTCCCAGCTGGAATCCGGCAGCGGCAACCCGAGCGTGGAGACGCTGTGGGCGCTCAGCGTGGTGCTCGACGTGCCGTTCGCGCGGCTGGTCGAGCCGGTGCGGCCGCAGGTGCAGGTCATCCGCGCCGACGAGGGGCCCACGTTCTACTCGGAGCGCTCGGACTACGTGGCGACACTCGTGGCGTCCTGCCCGCCGAACGCGCGTCGCGACATCTTCCGCATCGCGGCCGAGCCGGGCACGCCGCGCCGCTCCGACCCGCACATGCCCGGCGTGGTGGAGCACGTGGTACTCAGCTCGGGCCGGGCCCTGGTCGGCCTGGTGGACGAGCCGGTGGAACTCGCCCCCGGCGACTACATCGCCTACCCGGGCGACGTGGAGCACATCTTCCAGGCCCTGGAGCCGGGCACCCGCGCGGTGCTGGTCTCCGAGCACACGTAG
- a CDS encoding VOC family protein, with translation MEQGVHFITVATRDTDAARAFYVTGLGWQPLLDVPGEILFFQIAPGVTLGLFDAVKFAADMNSTDITGPAGLTLSHNVGSPDEVDRCLAKAAGAGAEIVKAGQQAAFGGYHGHFRDPNGLIWEVAHNPAWSVDPDGRVRLGLVES, from the coding sequence ATGGAACAAGGCGTGCACTTCATCACGGTGGCGACCCGGGACACCGACGCCGCCAGGGCGTTCTACGTGACCGGGCTGGGCTGGCAGCCGTTGCTGGACGTGCCGGGCGAAATCCTGTTCTTCCAGATCGCCCCCGGCGTCACGCTCGGGCTGTTCGACGCGGTGAAGTTCGCCGCCGACATGAACAGCACCGACATCACCGGGCCGGCCGGGCTGACGTTGTCGCACAACGTGGGCAGCCCGGACGAGGTCGACCGCTGCCTCGCGAAGGCCGCCGGGGCCGGCGCGGAGATCGTGAAGGCCGGCCAGCAGGCCGCGTTCGGCGGCTACCACGGCCACTTCCGCGACCCGAACGGGCTGATCTGGGAGGTCGCGCACAACCCGGCGTGGTCGGTCGACCCGGACGGCCGGGTGCGGCTCGGCCTGGTGGAGTCCTAG
- a CDS encoding winged helix-turn-helix transcriptional regulator, whose protein sequence is MNTTRTRYHCPVELAVDVIGGKWAVVVLAYLKERDHRYGELRRRMPGISEKVLTTRLRELEAAGLVERSVQDGAIRSVTYRLSAEGAELAPALQILHDWGQRRAQREGVRIEPAG, encoded by the coding sequence GTGAACACGACACGCACGCGCTACCACTGCCCGGTCGAACTCGCCGTCGACGTCATCGGCGGCAAGTGGGCCGTGGTCGTGCTGGCGTACTTGAAGGAGCGCGACCACCGGTACGGCGAGCTGCGCAGGCGCATGCCGGGCATCAGCGAGAAGGTGCTGACGACGCGGTTGCGGGAGCTGGAGGCGGCCGGGCTGGTGGAGAGGTCCGTGCAGGACGGCGCGATCCGGTCCGTCACCTACCGCCTGTCCGCGGAGGGCGCGGAGCTGGCCCCGGCGCTGCAGATCCTGCACGACTGGGGACAGCGCCGGGCGCAGCGGGAGGGGGTGCGCATCGAACCGGCCGGGTAG
- a CDS encoding polyprenyl synthetase family protein, which produces MDFDADLPQHLERHLAAFLTEAGAAVRAAQPAFGSGVDTLTGFVLGGGKRLRPTFAWWAWRGAGGDPEGPDAEGVLRAVASLELVQACALIHDDLIDSSDSRRGRPTVHVSYAREHRANGWLGAPETFGLAASVLIGDLALAWADDMFNSAPLPAATLDAARPAWRAMRTEVLAGQYLDVRTQATGDTSPEAALRVSRLKTAAYTVQRPLHLGAALAGADEQRIATLREFGDDLGVAFQLRDDLLGVFGDPSVTGKPAGDDLREGKRTLLVALGLQLAEDPEQHKLIADAIGADLADDEVDRVRRTLTEVGAVDAVEQRITALTGTALAALERARLAEPAATRLAELAELATQRTF; this is translated from the coding sequence ATGGACTTCGACGCCGACCTGCCCCAGCACCTGGAACGCCACCTGGCCGCGTTCCTCACCGAGGCGGGCGCGGCCGTCCGGGCGGCCCAGCCGGCGTTCGGCTCCGGCGTCGACACGCTGACCGGTTTCGTGCTCGGCGGCGGCAAGCGGCTGCGGCCGACGTTCGCGTGGTGGGCGTGGCGCGGCGCGGGCGGCGACCCGGAGGGCCCCGACGCCGAGGGCGTGCTGCGGGCCGTGGCCAGCCTCGAACTGGTTCAGGCGTGCGCGTTGATCCACGACGACCTCATCGACTCCTCCGACTCGCGCCGCGGCCGCCCCACCGTGCACGTCTCCTACGCCCGCGAGCACCGGGCGAACGGCTGGCTCGGCGCACCCGAGACGTTCGGCCTGGCCGCGTCGGTCCTGATCGGCGACCTGGCGCTGGCCTGGGCGGACGACATGTTCAACAGCGCCCCGCTGCCCGCCGCGACCCTCGACGCCGCGCGCCCGGCGTGGCGCGCCATGCGCACCGAGGTGCTCGCCGGCCAGTACCTGGACGTGCGCACGCAGGCCACCGGCGACACCTCGCCGGAGGCCGCGCTGCGGGTGTCGCGCCTCAAGACCGCCGCCTACACCGTGCAGCGCCCGCTGCACCTGGGCGCCGCGCTGGCAGGCGCGGACGAGCAGCGCATCGCGACGCTGCGCGAGTTCGGCGACGACCTCGGCGTGGCGTTCCAGCTGCGGGACGACCTGCTCGGCGTGTTCGGCGACCCGTCGGTCACCGGCAAGCCGGCGGGCGACGACCTGCGCGAGGGCAAGCGCACGCTGCTGGTCGCGCTGGGCCTGCAGCTGGCCGAGGACCCGGAGCAGCACAAGCTCATCGCCGACGCGATCGGGGCCGACCTCGCCGACGACGAGGTGGACCGGGTGCGCCGGACGCTGACCGAGGTCGGCGCCGTGGACGCGGTCGAGCAGCGGATCACCGCGCTCACCGGCACCGCGCTGGCCGCGCTGGAGCGCGCCCGCCTGGCCGAACCCGCGGCGACCCGGCTCGCCGAGCTGGCCGAGCTCGCCACCCAGCGCACCTTCTGA
- a CDS encoding PIG-L family deacetylase — MATLVTFHAHPDDECIACGGIMRKAFEEGHRVVLVVATRGEHGEVPPGFLADDEPLWRRRVEETRAAAEILGAKRLEFLGYTDSGMMGTPENDLPGSFWRAPVEEAAAKLAAILREERADVLTVYDDNGTYGHPDHIQVHRVGMRAAELAGTPRVYQSTVNTDHMRAGLAEFAARAAESGIKIPGVENLGELGKPAAEITAAVDVRPWLNVKRAAMRAHASQISEQSLFLAMPEDAFTHAFGTEWFIRAGQGPGITETDLMAGL, encoded by the coding sequence GTGGCGACCTTGGTGACGTTTCACGCCCATCCCGACGACGAGTGCATCGCCTGCGGCGGGATCATGCGCAAGGCCTTCGAGGAGGGGCACCGGGTCGTGCTCGTCGTCGCGACCCGTGGCGAGCACGGCGAGGTCCCGCCGGGCTTCCTCGCCGACGACGAGCCGCTGTGGCGGCGCCGGGTCGAGGAGACCAGGGCGGCGGCCGAGATCCTCGGCGCGAAACGGCTGGAGTTCCTCGGCTACACCGATTCCGGGATGATGGGCACGCCGGAGAACGACCTGCCCGGCTCGTTCTGGCGGGCGCCGGTGGAGGAGGCGGCGGCGAAGCTCGCCGCGATCCTGCGCGAGGAGCGGGCGGACGTGCTGACCGTCTACGACGACAACGGCACCTACGGCCACCCGGACCACATCCAGGTGCACCGCGTCGGGATGCGCGCGGCCGAGCTCGCCGGCACGCCACGGGTGTACCAGAGCACGGTCAACACCGACCACATGCGGGCCGGCCTGGCGGAGTTCGCCGCGCGGGCCGCCGAGTCCGGCATCAAGATCCCCGGGGTCGAAAATCTCGGCGAGCTGGGCAAGCCGGCCGCGGAGATCACCGCCGCGGTCGACGTGCGGCCGTGGCTGAACGTCAAGCGCGCGGCGATGCGCGCGCACGCCAGCCAGATCAGCGAGCAGTCCCTGTTCCTGGCGATGCCCGAGGACGCGTTCACCCACGCCTTCGGCACCGAGTGGTTCATCCGCGCGGGCCAGGGGCCGGGCATCACCGAGACCGACCTGATGGCGGGGCTCTAG
- a CDS encoding LysR family transcriptional regulator, with the protein MLDPVWLRTFLTVAETRSFTRAGQRLGLRQSTVSQHVRKLEEATSQQLLLRDTHSVSLTPDGEAMIGFAGTILEDIERALAYFAGPELRGRVRFGASEDFVVGPLPEILREFRRLHPLVDLELTVDLSGVLHEKLRAGELDLVLGKRRAGDETGSPLWTDPLVWVGREGFELEPGAPVPLIAYPPPSITRARALESLQDNGKPWRIVCTSGSLNGLRAAALAGLGVVVFARSLIPAGLAELPAGHGLPDPGEVQFLLTTRSATPRGPTAALSEAIRAEASRLHG; encoded by the coding sequence GTGCTCGATCCCGTGTGGTTGCGGACGTTCCTGACGGTGGCCGAGACCCGCAGCTTCACGCGCGCCGGGCAGCGGCTCGGGCTGCGGCAGTCGACGGTGAGCCAGCACGTGCGCAAGCTCGAAGAGGCGACCTCGCAGCAACTCCTGCTGCGCGACACGCATTCGGTGTCGCTGACGCCGGACGGCGAGGCGATGATCGGGTTCGCCGGGACGATCCTGGAGGACATCGAGCGGGCGCTGGCCTACTTCGCCGGGCCGGAGTTGCGCGGCCGGGTGCGGTTCGGCGCGTCGGAGGACTTCGTGGTCGGGCCCTTGCCGGAGATCCTGCGCGAGTTCCGGCGGCTGCACCCGCTGGTCGACCTCGAACTGACCGTGGATCTGTCCGGTGTGCTGCACGAGAAGCTGCGCGCGGGCGAGCTGGACCTGGTGCTGGGCAAGCGGCGCGCGGGCGACGAGACGGGAAGTCCGTTGTGGACGGACCCGCTGGTGTGGGTGGGGCGCGAGGGGTTCGAGCTGGAGCCCGGCGCGCCGGTGCCGCTGATCGCCTACCCGCCGCCGAGCATCACCCGCGCCAGGGCGCTGGAGTCGTTGCAGGACAACGGAAAGCCGTGGCGGATCGTCTGCACGAGCGGCAGCCTGAACGGCCTGCGCGCGGCGGCGCTCGCCGGCCTCGGCGTCGTGGTGTTCGCCCGGAGCCTGATCCCGGCCGGACTGGCGGAACTCCCGGCCGGCCACGGACTGCCCGACCCGGGCGAGGTGCAGTTCCTGCTGACCACCCGGTCGGCCACGCCACGGGGCCCCACCGCGGCCCTGTCGGAAGCGATCCGCGCGGAGGCGAGCCGGCTGCACGGTTAA
- a CDS encoding AzlC family ABC transporter permease, producing the protein MRTIYRTLDRRLLRDVALVALADGVVGVSYGAISTGSGFGAWLPVVMSLVVFAGAAQFLFVGLVAAGGSPFAAAVAGLLVNSRHLPFGMAVSEVLGRRGRILGSHLMTDENVAFALAQEDAARRRAAYWACGISIFVCWNVGVLAGAFAGTVIGDTDAFGLDAAFPAVLLALVLPSLKDRDTRHAAVAGAAVALAATPFLPAGLPVLLALAGVLVLVVRR; encoded by the coding sequence ATGCGTACGATATACCGAACACTCGACCGTCGCCTGCTGCGCGACGTCGCCCTGGTGGCGCTGGCCGACGGGGTCGTCGGCGTCTCCTACGGCGCCATCAGCACCGGCTCCGGCTTCGGCGCGTGGCTGCCGGTGGTGATGTCGCTGGTGGTGTTCGCAGGCGCGGCCCAGTTCCTCTTCGTCGGGCTGGTGGCCGCGGGCGGCAGCCCGTTCGCGGCGGCGGTCGCCGGGCTGCTGGTCAACAGCAGGCACCTGCCGTTCGGCATGGCGGTCAGCGAGGTGCTCGGCCGCCGCGGGCGCATCCTGGGCAGCCACCTGATGACGGACGAGAACGTGGCGTTCGCACTGGCGCAGGAGGACGCCGCACGCCGTCGCGCCGCCTACTGGGCCTGCGGGATCAGCATCTTCGTGTGCTGGAACGTGGGCGTGCTCGCGGGGGCCTTCGCGGGCACGGTCATCGGCGACACCGACGCGTTCGGCCTGGACGCCGCCTTCCCGGCCGTGCTGCTCGCGCTGGTGCTGCCGTCGCTCAAGGACCGCGACACCCGCCACGCGGCGGTGGCCGGCGCGGCGGTCGCGCTCGCGGCCACCCCGTTCCTGCCCGCGGGACTGCCGGTGCTGCTCGCGCTGGCCGGCGTGCTGGTGCTGGTGGTGCGGCGATGA
- a CDS encoding DUF885 domain-containing protein: protein MGVHQICDQFVEDFAAAHPVAATEMGIPGYDDQLTDYSPEGYAARAALERRALEAVTAAEPADAGERAAKAVFTERIGLDLEIHDAGLDVASLNVIASPVQDLRMVFDLMPTDTPEQWATIAKRLAKVPDAVDGIRASLLAAVEAGNAPALRQVTKVAEQAETWAGLSGETGFFQNMIAGAPDGAPRADLDRGARAAQEAYAELAGFLRAELAPKARAKDAVGEDAYRLWSRYFIGAKLGPRESYEWGWAEFLRLEAEMKAVAERIAPGGTLADAAAALDANPRYQVQGRDAFQRWMQELSDTALADLRGTHFDIPDPLMALDCRIAPPGGGAGAYYTGPNEDFTRPGTMWWSLPPGRDEFTTWREVSTVYHEGVPGHHLQIATAVHEQSLNRFQRLLAFTSGHGEGWALYAERLMQDLGYLADDGDLLGMLSEQLFRAARVIVDFGMHLELEIPSGTGFHEGERWTPDLGLEFMLTRTITDEPLVRDEINRYLGWPGQAPAYKLGERLWIEAREEARKRQGDAFDLKDFHTKALRLGGMGLDTLREQLAELD, encoded by the coding sequence ATGGGCGTGCACCAGATCTGTGACCAGTTCGTCGAGGACTTCGCGGCCGCGCACCCCGTCGCGGCGACCGAGATGGGCATCCCGGGCTACGACGACCAGCTCACCGACTACTCGCCGGAGGGCTACGCCGCCCGCGCCGCGCTGGAGCGGCGCGCGCTGGAGGCCGTCACCGCCGCCGAGCCGGCCGACGCGGGTGAGCGCGCGGCCAAGGCCGTGTTCACCGAGCGGATCGGGCTGGACCTGGAGATCCACGACGCCGGCCTGGACGTCGCGTCGCTGAACGTCATCGCGAGCCCGGTGCAGGACCTGCGCATGGTGTTCGACCTCATGCCCACCGACACGCCCGAGCAGTGGGCGACCATCGCGAAGCGCCTGGCGAAGGTTCCAGACGCCGTCGATGGCATCCGCGCGTCCCTGCTCGCCGCCGTCGAAGCCGGCAACGCGCCCGCGCTGCGCCAGGTCACCAAGGTCGCCGAGCAGGCCGAGACGTGGGCCGGGCTGTCCGGGGAGACCGGTTTCTTCCAGAACATGATCGCCGGCGCGCCCGACGGTGCGCCGCGCGCGGACCTCGACCGCGGGGCCCGCGCGGCCCAGGAGGCCTATGCCGAGCTCGCCGGGTTCCTGCGCGCCGAGCTGGCGCCGAAGGCCCGCGCGAAGGACGCCGTCGGCGAGGACGCCTACCGGCTCTGGTCGCGCTACTTCATCGGCGCGAAGCTCGGCCCGCGCGAGTCCTACGAGTGGGGCTGGGCCGAGTTCCTGCGGCTGGAAGCCGAGATGAAGGCCGTCGCCGAGCGCATCGCGCCGGGCGGCACCCTCGCCGACGCGGCCGCCGCGCTCGACGCCAACCCGCGCTACCAGGTGCAGGGCCGGGACGCGTTCCAGCGGTGGATGCAGGAACTGTCCGACACCGCGCTCGCCGACCTGCGCGGCACGCACTTCGACATCCCGGACCCGCTGATGGCCCTGGACTGCCGCATCGCCCCGCCCGGCGGCGGCGCCGGCGCGTACTACACGGGCCCGAACGAGGACTTCACCCGTCCCGGCACCATGTGGTGGTCGCTGCCGCCGGGCCGCGACGAGTTCACCACCTGGCGCGAGGTCAGCACCGTCTACCACGAGGGCGTGCCGGGTCACCACCTGCAGATCGCCACCGCCGTGCACGAGCAGTCGCTCAACCGGTTCCAGCGTCTCCTGGCGTTCACGTCCGGGCACGGCGAGGGCTGGGCGCTCTACGCCGAGCGGCTGATGCAGGACCTCGGCTACCTCGCCGACGACGGCGACCTGCTCGGCATGCTGTCCGAGCAGCTGTTCCGCGCCGCGCGGGTGATCGTCGACTTCGGCATGCACCTGGAGCTGGAGATCCCGTCCGGCACCGGGTTCCACGAGGGCGAGCGGTGGACGCCCGACCTCGGCCTGGAGTTCATGCTGACCCGCACCATCACCGACGAGCCGCTGGTGCGCGACGAGATCAACCGCTACCTCGGCTGGCCCGGCCAGGCCCCCGCGTACAAGCTGGGGGAGCGCCTGTGGATCGAGGCGCGTGAGGAGGCGCGCAAGCGCCAGGGCGACGCGTTCGACCTCAAGGACTTCCACACCAAGGCTCTCCGCCTGGGCGGCATGGGCCTCGACACCCTCCGCGAACAGCTCGCCGAACTCGACTAG
- a CDS encoding AzlD domain-containing protein, producing MTLLIAIAVLAVGTFAFRFAGPVLQSRIQLSARVQNLMAVSATVLLVAVVATGALAEGHGFAGFARPIGVAVGGVLAWRKAPFLVVVVAAAAVTALLRLAGVP from the coding sequence ATGACCCTGCTGATCGCGATCGCGGTGCTCGCCGTTGGCACCTTCGCGTTCCGGTTCGCCGGGCCGGTTCTGCAGTCGAGGATCCAGCTCTCGGCCAGGGTGCAGAACCTGATGGCGGTCTCGGCGACGGTCCTGCTGGTCGCCGTCGTGGCGACGGGCGCACTCGCGGAGGGCCACGGCTTCGCCGGGTTCGCCCGCCCGATCGGCGTTGCCGTCGGCGGCGTGCTCGCCTGGCGGAAGGCGCCGTTCCTGGTGGTGGTCGTCGCCGCGGCGGCGGTCACCGCGCTGCTGAGGCTGGCCGGCGTGCCCTAG
- a CDS encoding methylenetetrahydrofolate reductase — translation MTSVIERLRGESPAFSIEFFPPRDAADEAVLWRSIRELEPLDPAYMSITYGAGGSSRDGTIRSIARVATETTLVPMAHLTAVDHSVAELRNVIGWYAAVGVRNILALRGDPPGDPYGEWVPHPQGLSYAEELVALVRSLGDFCVGVSAFPYGHPRSLDLDTDTKYLVRKFRAGADFGIAQLFFEAEDFLRLRDRVAAAGCDALVIPGVMPLTTPRTLHTTIRLSGAPAPQRLLDRLEPLADDPKAFRAEGLDVVTELCERLIAEGVPDLHFYTFNRSKATREVVHRLGLVPARA, via the coding sequence ATGACGTCGGTGATCGAGCGCCTGCGAGGGGAGTCCCCGGCGTTCTCCATTGAGTTCTTCCCGCCCCGCGACGCGGCCGACGAGGCCGTGCTGTGGCGGTCGATCCGCGAGCTGGAGCCGCTGGACCCCGCCTACATGTCGATCACCTACGGCGCGGGCGGGTCGAGCCGGGACGGCACGATCCGCAGCATCGCGCGGGTGGCGACCGAGACCACGCTGGTGCCGATGGCGCACCTGACCGCGGTGGACCACTCCGTCGCCGAGCTGCGCAACGTCATCGGCTGGTACGCCGCCGTCGGCGTGCGCAACATCCTCGCGCTGCGCGGCGACCCGCCCGGCGACCCGTACGGCGAGTGGGTGCCGCACCCGCAGGGCCTGAGCTACGCCGAGGAGCTGGTCGCGCTCGTCCGCTCGCTGGGCGACTTCTGCGTCGGCGTCTCCGCGTTCCCCTACGGCCACCCGCGCTCGCTCGACCTGGACACCGACACGAAGTACCTGGTGCGCAAGTTCCGCGCGGGCGCCGACTTCGGCATCGCCCAGCTGTTCTTCGAGGCCGAGGACTTCCTGCGGCTGCGCGACCGGGTCGCCGCCGCGGGCTGCGACGCGCTGGTCATCCCCGGTGTGATGCCGCTGACCACGCCGCGCACCCTGCACACCACGATCCGGCTGTCCGGCGCGCCGGCGCCGCAGCGGCTGCTGGACCGGCTCGAACCGCTGGCCGACGACCCGAAGGCGTTCCGCGCCGAGGGCCTGGACGTGGTCACCGAGCTGTGCGAGCGGCTCATCGCCGAAGGCGTGCCGGACCTGCACTTCTACACCTTCAACCGGTCCAAGGCGACCCGCGAGGTCGTCCACCGGCTCGGTCTGGTGCCCGCGCGCGCGTAA
- a CDS encoding group II truncated hemoglobin, whose amino-acid sequence MLTEYIRYRIPAGQGAEFEDAYRRASAHLAAAPECHDFEMTRCVDEPECYVVRLTWTSADAHLTGFRKGPHFPPFFAEVRGFVDAIEEMRHYEPVDIGSPLPSLYEWAGGAEAFEKLFTAFYQKVPADDLLAPLFAGIDPEHAKHVAQWVGEVFGGPKDYSTHRGGHRHMVSKHLGKAITEEQRRRWIGLLLETADEVGLPSDPEFRSAFVAYLEWGTRLAVFFSRLGARPAVDEPMPVWGWGSVRPWQG is encoded by the coding sequence GTGCTCACCGAATACATCCGCTACCGGATTCCCGCCGGGCAGGGCGCGGAGTTCGAGGACGCCTACCGGCGCGCCTCCGCGCATCTGGCCGCCGCTCCCGAGTGCCACGACTTCGAGATGACCCGCTGCGTGGACGAACCGGAGTGCTACGTCGTCCGGCTCACCTGGACCTCCGCCGACGCGCACCTGACCGGTTTCCGGAAGGGCCCGCACTTCCCGCCCTTCTTCGCCGAGGTCCGCGGCTTCGTCGACGCCATCGAGGAAATGCGCCACTACGAACCCGTCGACATCGGCAGTCCCCTGCCGAGCCTGTACGAGTGGGCGGGCGGCGCCGAGGCGTTCGAGAAGCTGTTCACCGCGTTCTACCAGAAAGTGCCCGCGGACGACCTGCTCGCGCCGCTGTTCGCCGGCATCGACCCCGAGCACGCGAAGCACGTCGCGCAGTGGGTCGGCGAGGTGTTCGGCGGCCCGAAGGACTACAGCACGCACCGCGGCGGTCACCGCCACATGGTGTCGAAGCACCTCGGCAAGGCGATCACCGAAGAGCAGCGCCGCCGCTGGATCGGCCTCCTGCTGGAGACCGCGGACGAGGTGGGCCTGCCGTCGGACCCGGAGTTCCGGTCGGCGTTCGTCGCCTACCTGGAGTGGGGCACGCGGCTGGCGGTGTTCTTCTCGCGTCTCGGCGCACGCCCCGCCGTCGACGAGCCGATGCCGGTCTGGGGCTGGGGTTCTGTGCGTCCCTGGCAGGGCTAG